Proteins from one Gammaproteobacteria bacterium genomic window:
- a CDS encoding carboxy terminal-processing peptidase, giving the protein MQFYNEASHVIRKSKLPVLYSVILIGFLSLLLGSAYALTDKNTTTILEPLKIHTQTSQEIINYLRYEHYQRYNFDDNLSSKVLDNYLKTLDGARLFFTAADVAEFERYRHTLDNDLLNGNLAPAYNIYNRYQQRRHERLTYLIKNLDNNLKDLDFSKNESIETDRENAPWAKDSAALDKLWKKRLKDAVLSLKFTGKTEEEAVKKLSRRYHNQLNQIDQIKSEDVFQAYINAVTQTYDPHTTYFSPRKSENFDISMSLSLEGIGALLQSEDDYTKIVRIIPAGPADKSKLLKAEDRIIGVGQGKKGEIVDVIGWRLDDVVDRIRGPKDSTVRLEIIPADAVDDHQTKVIELVRNTIKLEDQSVQKEIIQIERDDGIHKIGIIEIPTFYIDFDALHRGDKNYKSTTNDVKRLLKELINEKVDGIIIDLRNNGGGSLREANELTGLFIKYGPTVQIQDARGRIDIIRDPDPRLVYDGPLAVLVNRLSASASEIFAGAIQDYRRGLIIGGQTFGKGTVQTLIPLNHGKLKITQAKFYRISGDSTQHRGVHPDVHYPTMYNLDEVGESALDDALPWDKIKSARYRPTSRYSPENELLNRRHLVRVKENPDYIYLLEQIDHLKKIRKDSIISLLEKERKLERETAEEWQLETENRRRTAKGEETFKDYAALKEYRKELTDPAKDEKGHEEPDFLLEESGQILLDQISLNQRSLATLR; this is encoded by the coding sequence ATGCAGTTTTATAATGAGGCAAGTCACGTGATTCGAAAAAGTAAACTCCCAGTTTTATACTCAGTCATACTGATCGGTTTTCTTAGCCTGCTGCTAGGCAGCGCTTATGCACTGACTGACAAAAATACAACAACAATACTTGAGCCGCTGAAAATACATACCCAAACCAGCCAAGAGATCATTAACTATTTGCGTTACGAGCATTACCAACGATATAACTTTGATGACAACCTTTCCAGCAAAGTTCTGGATAACTACCTGAAAACACTCGACGGTGCCCGACTATTTTTTACCGCCGCTGATGTTGCTGAATTTGAACGCTATCGCCATACGCTGGATAATGATCTGCTCAACGGCAATCTGGCACCTGCGTACAACATTTACAATCGCTATCAACAGCGTCGTCACGAGCGCCTCACCTATCTCATAAAGAACCTCGACAACAATCTAAAAGATCTCGATTTCAGTAAGAATGAGTCGATTGAGACAGACCGTGAAAATGCACCTTGGGCAAAAGATAGTGCTGCACTCGATAAATTATGGAAAAAACGCCTGAAAGATGCTGTTCTCAGCCTGAAATTTACCGGAAAGACAGAAGAAGAAGCAGTAAAAAAACTCAGCCGTCGCTACCACAACCAGCTCAATCAGATAGACCAGATAAAAAGTGAAGATGTCTTTCAAGCATACATCAATGCAGTCACTCAGACCTATGACCCCCATACAACATACTTTTCACCCCGAAAATCCGAAAATTTTGATATCAGTATGAGCCTTTCATTAGAAGGCATTGGCGCACTGCTGCAAAGTGAAGATGATTACACAAAGATTGTTCGCATCATTCCAGCTGGCCCCGCTGACAAATCCAAACTACTCAAAGCGGAAGATCGCATCATTGGTGTTGGCCAGGGTAAAAAAGGTGAGATCGTCGATGTCATTGGCTGGCGACTGGATGATGTTGTTGATCGTATCCGCGGCCCTAAAGACTCAACGGTTCGCCTTGAAATCATTCCAGCGGATGCTGTTGATGACCACCAAACCAAAGTCATTGAGCTGGTGCGCAACACTATAAAGCTTGAAGACCAGTCCGTTCAAAAAGAGATCATTCAAATTGAACGTGATGACGGAATACATAAAATTGGTATCATTGAAATTCCAACATTCTATATCGATTTTGATGCCTTGCATCGCGGAGATAAAAATTATAAAAGCACAACCAATGATGTAAAACGTCTGCTAAAAGAACTCATCAATGAAAAGGTTGATGGTATTATCATTGACCTTCGAAATAACGGGGGTGGTTCACTACGCGAAGCCAATGAACTTACAGGCCTTTTCATTAAATATGGGCCTACTGTACAGATACAAGATGCCCGTGGCCGTATTGACATCATTCGTGACCCTGATCCTCGCCTTGTTTATGATGGCCCATTAGCGGTACTGGTCAACCGCCTCAGCGCTTCTGCTTCTGAAATTTTTGCAGGTGCAATACAGGATTACCGTCGTGGTCTCATCATCGGTGGTCAGACTTTTGGAAAAGGCACGGTACAGACCCTGATACCACTTAATCATGGCAAACTCAAAATCACTCAAGCCAAGTTTTATCGCATTTCAGGTGATAGCACACAACATCGCGGTGTTCACCCAGATGTTCACTATCCCACCATGTACAATTTAGATGAAGTGGGCGAAAGCGCTTTAGATGATGCTCTCCCCTGGGATAAAATAAAATCAGCACGTTATCGCCCCACCTCCAGATATAGCCCTGAAAACGAGCTGTTAAACAGACGCCATTTAGTGCGCGTGAAAGAGAATCCAGACTACATTTATCTGCTCGAACAGATTGATCACCTTAAAAAAATACGTAAAGATTCCATCATCTCACTGCTTGAAAAAGAGCGCAAACTAGAACGAGAGACTGCAGAAGAATGGCAACTGGAGACTGAAAACAGACGCCGCACAGCTAAAGGTGAAGAGACATTCAAGGATTACGCTGCACTCAAAGAGTACCGTAAAGAGTTAACGGATCCTGCCAAAGATGAAAAAGGTCACGAAGAGCCTGATTTTCTACTCGAAGAGAGTGGCCAAATTCTTCTTGACCAGATATCACTGAACCAGCGTAGTCTTGCAACACTACGTTGA